AATCATTTTatgaactgtaaaataaaatggtcAAAGTGAAATGTAGATCAGTTCTCATGGGATGTTGGTTGTGGTTACAAGCAGTTACACAAACAGCATGAGTTAGAGTGAAGACACTGAGGTTGTGGCAATGAAGTGCGTCAGTTAAGAAGATGACCCCTTAAAAGAGACTCAAAAAAATTAGCTGTATAGTGCATGAGTTACCTTTATTGTGTAGATAACATGTGAGGCACCAACTTAGTATAAAAAGGGTCATTACATTGcttaaattatattatacattTCCTCCAGGTGTCTGTATGTCTAGATCATTTGTTCAATTTGAGAATCCACTCTTTTTTACACTTCTGCTTTTCTTAACCCTACTGGCATTCTGGAGTCATGTCAGACATCAACAAACCCAGGAGGCCACTGTGTTTTAATTGTGTCCCTggtttataaacacacattagtCGGCAGTGAAGATTCTCGCAGCGATATCGTCTAACAGCCAGTCCACGCCCGTTAACAGGTTCTCTCCCGTCACCGCGCTGCAGCTAACGATGCACCAGTGATGGCTTTTAATCTCGTCCAGAGCCAGAGCCTGCAGGGACAAAGTGACAACATAGATTCTGATGTGCCAATTCTAGACAAATTAAGTGTAATACGACATAGAAACAGCACTAATAATTCTGAACACAGTAAGGGATCCTTTcaatgtgaatgtaaatgtcacCTCTTGAATCGCCTCTTTAGTCAGAGCTCCAGGTAAATCCTGTTTGTTGGCAAATATCAGCAGTGTTGCACCAGCTAACCTCTGcgggaaggaaagaaaaaaggacgAGAACActatcagacatttttcaaTGCAAAGAAGCAGCTTGATGCTCCTTAACTGGAAAATAACAAGACTGGGATTTCGCACTGGTCTCTGAGTGTGCACTGCTTCAGAAACTTTCAGAAAATAGACTAAAGAGAAACCGTTAACTATCAGATAATAGAGTAAAGATGTCTGAGCACTTGAGGACATATTGAAGGAGATGTGTTACCTTGTTGGTATGCACACAGCTAACCAGTCTCCAccagtttcatgttttcataaagTCAATACTAAGATACTGCAAGCTTGACATATATTACACTGATACGTTTGTGTAGATTATTCAAAAATAATCACTGAACCCCATAAGGTTCCTTCAAAAGTGTCTTGATCACAGCGGTTGAGACTTGCAggaaacaatataataataataaatatatacatttatatatatattcatatctatatataattATGTCAACTTTAAGACATTGGTATTCCTTGTATGGGGCTTTTATGGGACCAGTCTTCAGTGCTTTGTTAGATTTTTCAACTTCAGCAAATACCCTCTTGTAACACCAGTATTATttacttcacctcctcctttaGCAGTTTACTGAGCTCCTGTCCGCAGTCCTGCAGTCTGAGTCTGTCGGCGCTGTCCACCACCCACAGCAGCCCGTCTGTGCTCTCAAAGTAGTTCCTCCAGTAGGAACGCAGCGACTTCTGACCTCCTACATCCCAGAAATTCAGTTTGAACCTAGAGAACACATGCATAAGAGAACATGAGGACTTTATAGTAAGACTAGAAAAAGATATTCTGATCAAATTAACAAGAAATTTCTGTATAAAGCAACTGATTCTGAACCAAACCAGGACATTTCCGTTCCCCCTGTGTTATGGTCAAGGAATGATGTGTGATAGTCCTGTGATCTGATAAAATTCGGAGGTGGTCTGGGCCACATTCTCTTTACTTTGTGAACTCGAATatagttttgttgttgtctcttttaCACAGCTAATCATAGAATTTAAAGGGGTTCTCATCAAATTATTGCTAACTGTGGATCCATCTATTCGGCTGTTCTCAGGGGCCCCCTCATGCCTAGGGGCCCCAGGCAGATGCTTGCTTTGTCCACCCTGTGTATGAGGGACTTTCGACAGATATATGCAGAAGCAGTGAGGATGGACGACCTTCATGTTTTAAGACGTGCACCAGAATCTTGTGCAACAAATTATTATAGCTATAGGCCTTTTTCCCAGCAGGCATTTCAACTTGCAGGAAGTGATTCAGTGCTTTGTGGCAGTGTCATAGCACGATCAATATTCTGAAGTGACATAGTAATTGGATAAATTTGAAAACGACCTTTCGGTAAAGATTGTGCAATGTGTGATGTATGGAAGGGGCCTGAAGAATGAGTGTCACGCCCTGCTATGTTCCTgcagagtgtgtgggtgtgtgtgtttgtgtgttacccTCGGTGCTCCAGTGTCTTGATGTTGAAGCCCAGCGTGGGGGAGATGGTGCTCACGTCCTCGCCGTTGAACTTCTTCAGGATGGTTGTTTTCCCCGCGTTGTCCAGACCTCTGCACGAGCCACGTTAAAgatgacaataacaacaataacacacacacgtgacgAACAGGACTCACTCTTAGCTCGCAGCTAGCGTGTAGCATGATACAGCACAACACGTACGcaacaaactccacacacaGCAGAACCGTGGACCATCATACCGATTACCGGGCTGATATGAAGCTACGGCCCGCGATGCTGACGTTTTGGACGCAAATGAAGCTGTGCTAACGTTGTCGTATGGAAGATGTTAGCTGCTAAGCTAAACAACCCGTTACAGGCAGGATACAATATCAGGAGCCGCATCTCTCGCTCCTTCTGCTTCAGCTTCTTCAGAATCGTCAGTAAACCCATCTTCGACTCGTCCCGCTCTGCTGTTTGTATTGTGATAACTTAGCTTTGACGTGAAAGAGGTTCAGCATACCAGTAAGTAGGGGCAAACTCCAATCGTGACAGAAGCAGCTCGTCGATGCACTTCCGCTGTCAACAGGAACTGCCACTGAGTGGAACGGCAGCTGCCTGTGATGCGACACTGTTTGGAGGCAGCTGTAATTTATTCAATGAGATACCgatttatgaaaatgtattttcattgtattatttttatataataatatatatatatatcttttattaggtctggggggggggggggtagactAAAACtgaatagggttagggtttactCCTTCTACttcaaaacattttcttgaGTTGTGAGCCTCTGTGGTGTAAAAGCATCAGAGCATatgctagatagatagatagattactttattcatccccgaagggaaattaagtcgtcatagcagccggtacatttgaatacaataaaatacaataaaatacaatacaatacaatacaatacaatacaataaattaaaataaaataaaataaaataaaataaaataaaataaaataaaataaaataaaataaaataaaataaaataaaataaaatacaaataaaatataaaatattgcggtagaaacaataaaaacagaaacactagATAAATGGGttgataaggtgcagtggcataTGATGGTAagtaagtactgatgatatgataatatgataatgataatgttgttgttagacagtatataaaaatagtacagtatatatagtatataatatatatttatatatgaaggtaattataccaatataataatagcagtatatagtaataatagcagcaacagtatatataataataataataatagtaaaatataataataataacaacaacatgtacacatgtataaatatgtgtatatagacttatccATACAAAGAATGTATAAAGagtataaagagtatgatataatatatgatatatagtaagggtataataatagataatataatatactatgagtgtaagaatatgtaaacagagtgtgcaaaagtcAATATTATTGtgtaaagtgatgaattgagacaggtatatttagtgcagttgtgtgatggtggctctgacagaggtagatgtgttgtacagtcttattgcggttgggaggaacgacttcctgtatcgttccttagagcagcggggttgaatgagtctgtggctgaagctgctccttagcttgtccagtgttttgtggagggggtgagacggattgtccatgattgccagcagttttgccagcatcctgtgctccaccacctcctccagggtgacaagcttagagccaaccacagactctgccttcctaatcagttttttcagtttgttggtgtccttagccttgatgcccgcaccccaggacaccacagcaaagaagatggtgctcgccacaacagacttaaaaacatctgcagcatcttgttgcagacgttgaaggacctgagcctcctcaggaaataaagccggctcaggcccttcttgtagacggcctctgtgttggtggaccagtccagtttattgtccagtgtgacacccaggtacttgtatgcagggaccacctccacagccgtcccaccgatgcagacaggagagggcagTCATAGAGACATTGGAGGGTCCgccgggggtgggggggttggggttgaACCTATTGAAGAACGTGTTCAGCTCGTTCGCACGTCGTTCATCCCCAGCTGCTCCCCCATCTTTCCTCTTGAAACCAGTGATCTCCTTCATACCACTCAAGACGTCcctggtgttgttttcctccagtttgtgcTCCAGTTTTCTCCTGAAGTTGTCCTTGCTCTCCCTGATGCTGATCTTGAGCTCCCTTTGTACCCGTTTGAGTTCTGCTCTGTCCCGTGATCTAAAGGCCCTCTTCTTCTCGTTGAGAAGGGCCTTCAGGCCGCTTGTTACCCACGGCTTGTTATTTGGGTAACAGCGGACCTCTTTAGTGGGGATGGTGTTATCTATGCAGAACCCAAtgtactcagagacacagtcagtcaggccATCAATGTCCTCACCGGTCAATCTGTGGCTTCAAGCGCCCCACGCAGTGTTTCCATGGCCTCATGAGACCATTTCCTCACTGTTCTCACTGTGACTGGGTGCTGCTGAATCACAGGATTGTATGATGGTGAGAGCAGGACTAGGTTGTGGTCTGACCTGCCCAGTGGTGGCAGGGCAGTGGAGCTGTATGCATCcttaacatttgcatacagcagGTCCAAAGTCTTATTTTCACGGGTGGCCCATTTTACAAACTGGAAGAAGGTTGGGAgtgtggatgagagggaagCATGGTTAAAGTcacctgtgatgatgatgaaggcccCGGGGTGTTGCGTCTGTAATCCTGCAGTCACAGTGTGTATGACGTCACACGCTGCTTCTGCGTTTAACGGTGACGTGCCCGGGGTGACACCACCTGTTGTGTCAGTGATGGTAAATGTTAATAATGGAGTAAAGTCAAAGCATGTTTGAGTCTTTTTATGCAACTCATTGAAAATAAAGCAGGGTTCCAGTTTTAGTCATTAAGCATCATATTCCATTGAATTCACGGTCATGTCCTGCCACATTTGTGTGTACCAGATTGTAACAGTT
This sequence is a window from Platichthys flesus chromosome 24, fPlaFle2.1, whole genome shotgun sequence. Protein-coding genes within it:
- the arl2 gene encoding ADP-ribosylation factor-like protein 2, whose amino-acid sequence is MGLLTILKKLKQKEREMRLLILGLDNAGKTTILKKFNGEDVSTISPTLGFNIKTLEHRGFKLNFWDVGGQKSLRSYWRNYFESTDGLLWVVDSADRLRLQDCGQELSKLLKEERLAGATLLIFANKQDLPGALTKEAIQEALALDEIKSHHWCIVSCSAVTGENLLTGVDWLLDDIAARIFTAD